The Streptomyces sp. NBC_01689 genome includes a window with the following:
- a CDS encoding fused response regulator/phosphatase, whose product MDGNSRRNGTTTVLVVGGVPEDRHAMSTLLRGAGHEAVSVATAADALRELDTRLREGTLPDVLLVDVRLRDMTGFELCRRLKAHHVLAALPVVHLSAARPPGGDHRRSLDSGAEACLSTPAEPEEIRTAVRSVVRAARLRSEDQALIRRLTLLSETIVTVQAARSLDELVDAAAEGTARLTGLPAAVFVLGPEGELYRGMSPERIGLALPDRAAHDAVTQLIGRLGADRAVVHRTVVHAPLWPAGFFRPGVQDDARLVLAQGGKAPVCLATPVRDSRPQSPADEAGVARLAQATALAAEPLLMYQVERHVALTLQRSFLPEPDKLPDLPGVDIAVRYEPASRQAEIGGDFYAALRVGDGVLAAVGDVVGHSLEAATVMVEIRHALRAYCVDDSDPAVLAERLDRMLQRYHPEVTATVCLILVEPDTGRVRIANAGHIPPLIVRGAGGADYAKAHGPLLGLGLVVNRPTPTELFLEPSDRLLVVTDGLIETRGTDLAVSMEGLRAAVADAAPGVRPLCDMLLDRFGQDREDDVAMLALQLRPGRTRP is encoded by the coding sequence TTGGACGGCAACAGCAGAAGGAACGGGACGACCACCGTGCTGGTCGTCGGCGGCGTGCCGGAGGACCGGCACGCCATGAGCACGCTGCTGCGCGGCGCCGGCCACGAGGCCGTGTCCGTCGCCACCGCCGCGGACGCGCTGCGCGAACTCGACACCCGGCTGCGCGAGGGCACCCTGCCGGACGTGCTCCTCGTCGACGTACGGCTGCGGGACATGACCGGCTTCGAACTCTGCCGCCGGCTCAAGGCGCACCACGTCCTGGCCGCGCTGCCCGTGGTGCACCTCTCCGCCGCCCGCCCGCCCGGCGGCGACCACCGCCGCAGCCTGGACTCCGGCGCCGAGGCCTGCCTGTCGACACCCGCCGAGCCGGAGGAGATCCGGACCGCCGTACGGTCCGTGGTGCGCGCGGCCCGGCTGCGGTCGGAGGACCAGGCGCTGATACGGCGGCTGACGCTGCTGTCCGAGACGATCGTCACCGTCCAGGCCGCGCGCAGCCTCGACGAACTCGTCGACGCGGCCGCCGAGGGCACCGCCCGGCTCACCGGTCTGCCGGCCGCCGTGTTCGTCCTCGGCCCGGAGGGTGAGCTGTACCGCGGGATGTCCCCGGAGCGGATCGGCCTCGCGCTGCCCGACCGCGCCGCGCACGACGCCGTGACCCAGCTGATCGGCAGGCTCGGGGCGGACCGGGCCGTCGTGCACCGCACCGTCGTCCACGCGCCGCTGTGGCCCGCCGGGTTCTTCCGGCCCGGTGTGCAGGACGACGCCCGGCTGGTGCTGGCCCAGGGCGGCAAGGCGCCGGTGTGCCTCGCGACGCCGGTGCGCGACTCCCGCCCCCAGAGCCCCGCCGACGAGGCCGGGGTGGCACGGCTCGCGCAGGCCACCGCGCTCGCCGCCGAGCCGCTGCTGATGTACCAGGTCGAGCGCCATGTCGCGCTCACCCTGCAGCGCAGCTTCCTGCCCGAGCCGGACAAGCTGCCCGACCTGCCCGGCGTCGACATCGCGGTCCGCTACGAACCCGCCTCCCGGCAGGCCGAGATCGGCGGCGACTTCTACGCGGCACTGCGCGTCGGCGACGGCGTCCTCGCCGCGGTCGGTGACGTCGTCGGCCACTCCCTGGAAGCGGCCACCGTGATGGTGGAGATCCGGCACGCCCTGCGCGCCTACTGCGTCGACGACAGCGATCCGGCCGTCCTCGCCGAGCGGCTCGACCGGATGCTCCAGCGCTACCACCCCGAGGTCACCGCGACCGTCTGCCTGATCCTGGTCGAGCCGGACACCGGGCGCGTGCGCATCGCCAACGCCGGCCACATCCCGCCGCTGATCGTGCGCGGTGCGGGCGGCGCCGACTACGCGAAGGCCCACGGGCCGCTGCTCGGCCTCGGCCTCGTCGTGAACCGGCCCACGCCCACCGAACTGTTCCTGGAGCCCTCGGACCGGCTGCTCGTCGTCACCGACGGCCTGATCGAGACCCGTGGCACCGACCTCGCGGTCTCCATGGAGGGCCTGCGCGCGGCCGTCGCCGACGCCGCGCCCGGGGTGCGCCCCCTGTGCGACATGCTCCTGGACCGCTTCGGGCAGGACCGGGAGGACGACGTCGCGATGCTGGCGCTGCAGCTCAGGCCGGGGCGGACCAGGCCCTAA
- a CDS encoding 5-carboxymethyl-2-hydroxymuconate Delta-isomerase, whose translation MPQITVDYSAALDDAFDRRGFALALHPVVVETAAARIEACKTRFRATGDNVVGADGAGHAVVHVTFGLLAGRSEETKARLTEAALELLRKYVEPVGGLVLHASAEVRDLDPSYRKYEE comes from the coding sequence ATGCCGCAGATCACCGTCGACTACTCCGCCGCGCTCGACGACGCCTTCGACCGGCGGGGATTCGCGCTCGCGCTGCACCCCGTGGTGGTCGAGACGGCGGCCGCGCGGATCGAGGCGTGCAAGACACGGTTCCGGGCGACCGGGGACAACGTGGTGGGAGCGGACGGGGCGGGACACGCCGTCGTGCATGTCACGTTCGGCCTGCTGGCCGGCCGCAGCGAGGAGACCAAGGCCCGTCTCACCGAGGCCGCTCTGGAACTGCTGCGCAAGTACGTCGAACCGGTGGGCGGTCTCGTCCTGCACGCCTCCGCCGAGGTGCGGGACCTCGACCCGTCGTATCGCAAGTACGAGGAGTAG
- a CDS encoding TetR/AcrR family transcriptional regulator, with protein MTTGVRRRMGVEERRRQLIGVALELFSRRSPDEVSIDEIASAAGISRPLVYHYFPGKLSLYEAALQRAADDLASRFVEPREGPLGARLLRVMRRFFDFVDDHGPGFSALMRGGPAVGSSKTNALVDAVRQAAYVQILSHLKVDDPPARLELVIRSWISLVESTALIWLDGRRIPRGELEVQLVHDFAALAAVSAAQDEELGTLLRGALRGEPGDGPFTDLAVRLIALATPPDA; from the coding sequence ATGACAACCGGGGTACGCCGCAGGATGGGTGTCGAGGAGCGGCGCCGGCAGCTGATCGGCGTCGCCCTCGAACTCTTCAGCCGACGCTCGCCCGACGAGGTCTCCATCGACGAGATAGCGTCGGCGGCGGGCATCTCGCGTCCCTTGGTCTACCACTACTTCCCGGGCAAACTCAGCCTGTACGAGGCGGCGTTGCAGCGCGCCGCGGACGATCTCGCGAGCCGGTTCGTGGAGCCCCGGGAGGGTCCGCTGGGCGCGCGGCTGCTGCGGGTCATGCGCCGGTTCTTCGACTTCGTGGACGACCACGGGCCCGGATTCTCGGCGTTGATGCGCGGCGGCCCCGCCGTCGGCTCCTCGAAGACCAACGCGCTCGTCGACGCGGTGCGGCAGGCCGCGTATGTCCAGATCCTGTCGCATCTGAAGGTCGACGACCCGCCCGCCCGGCTGGAACTGGTGATCCGCTCGTGGATCTCGCTGGTCGAGTCGACGGCGCTGATCTGGCTGGACGGCCGGCGCATCCCGCGCGGTGAGCTGGAGGTGCAGCTCGTCCACGACTTCGCGGCGCTGGCCGCGGTGAGCGCGGCACAGGACGAGGAACTGGGCACGCTGCTGCGCGGCGCGCTCCGTGGCGAGCCGGGCGACGGCCCCTTCACCGACCTCGCCGTCCGGCTCATCGCGCTGGCCACGCCCCCGGACGCGTAG
- a CDS encoding PDR/VanB family oxidoreductase, with protein sequence MTPRLRTLAAVAGTALLVRRALRRRIGESPLWPLPALEEPVSGRPRSRALRLTVTGHERIADGVVRLRLAGNGLPRWEPGAHLELVLPSGLVRQYSLCGNPADTSSYTVAARLAEDGRGGSREVHERLREGMTVEVRGPRNRFPLAEAPGYVFVAGGIGITPLLPMLRAVQDRADWRLLYGGRSRASMPFLAEIEGLDPARVTVVAEDVDGRPDLDALFTDLPAGTAVHCCGPEGLMAAVRDRLPDGATLHLERFAPHAPGAGDGDSAFAVELRRSARTLTVPAGSTLLAAVRAELPGTPYSCEQGFCGTCRQRVLEGEIDHRDELLTDTERGDSMLICVSRAHGDRLVLDM encoded by the coding sequence GTGACACCCCGGCTGCGGACCCTCGCGGCCGTCGCGGGCACGGCCCTGCTCGTCCGGCGCGCGCTGCGCCGCCGGATCGGGGAGTCACCGCTGTGGCCCCTGCCCGCCCTGGAGGAGCCGGTCTCCGGACGGCCGCGGTCCCGGGCCCTGCGGCTGACGGTCACCGGACACGAGCGGATCGCCGACGGCGTCGTCCGGCTGCGCCTCGCGGGCAACGGTCTGCCGCGCTGGGAGCCCGGCGCCCACCTCGAACTGGTGCTGCCCTCGGGGCTCGTACGGCAGTACTCGCTGTGCGGGAACCCGGCGGACACCTCGTCGTACACCGTCGCGGCGCGGCTCGCGGAGGACGGGCGGGGCGGCTCGCGCGAGGTCCACGAACGGCTGCGGGAGGGCATGACGGTCGAGGTGCGCGGACCGCGCAACCGGTTCCCGCTCGCCGAGGCGCCCGGGTACGTCTTCGTCGCGGGCGGCATCGGGATCACCCCCCTCCTGCCGATGCTCCGGGCGGTCCAGGACCGTGCCGACTGGCGGCTGTTGTACGGCGGGCGCAGCCGGGCGTCGATGCCGTTCCTGGCCGAGATCGAAGGGCTGGACCCGGCGCGGGTCACCGTGGTGGCCGAGGACGTCGACGGACGGCCCGACCTCGACGCGCTGTTCACGGACCTGCCCGCGGGGACTGCGGTCCACTGCTGCGGGCCGGAGGGGCTGATGGCCGCGGTCCGGGACCGGTTGCCGGACGGAGCCACGCTGCACCTGGAGCGCTTCGCCCCGCACGCCCCGGGCGCCGGGGACGGCGACAGCGCCTTCGCGGTCGAACTGCGGCGCAGCGCACGGACCCTGACCGTACCGGCCGGCTCCACGCTGCTGGCGGCCGTACGCGCGGAGCTGCCCGGCACGCCCTACTCCTGCGAACAGGGCTTCTGCGGGACCTGCCGGCAACGTGTCCTGGAGGGCGAGATCGACCACCGGGACGAACTGCTCACGGACACGGAGCGTGGTGACTCGATGCTGATCTGTGTGTCCCGGGCCCACGGTGACCGCCTCGTGCTGGACATGTGA
- a CDS encoding metal-dependent hydrolase — MSHTHARPPRPVASERTPLKARKVSFSWEDTPLHWVPGDPFAGHTINVLHLLLPAGERWFVHVYRQVLPLITDERLRADVIGFIGQEAMHSQAHDEVLPHLRELGLDPTPYTAQVDWLFEKLLGDRTLPPGRARRWWLMERVAIIAAIEHYTAFLGDWVLNAGELDRRGADPTMLDLLRWHGAEEVEHRSVAFELFLHLDGGYRRRARTWATAFTALVFLWQRGARFFMENDPTLTAGRASFRDFHRSGRQGLLPSTGDMLRSVPRYLSRSYHPSQEGSTAQAVAYLAGSPAARAAAAAEEGA, encoded by the coding sequence ATGTCTCACACGCACGCCCGACCGCCCCGGCCGGTCGCATCGGAGCGGACCCCGCTCAAGGCGCGGAAGGTGTCGTTCTCCTGGGAGGACACCCCACTGCACTGGGTCCCGGGAGACCCGTTCGCCGGTCACACGATCAATGTCCTGCACCTGCTGCTGCCCGCCGGTGAGCGCTGGTTCGTGCACGTCTACCGGCAGGTGCTGCCGCTCATCACCGACGAGCGGCTGCGCGCGGACGTGATCGGCTTCATCGGGCAGGAGGCGATGCACTCGCAGGCCCACGACGAGGTCCTCCCGCACCTCAGGGAGCTCGGGCTCGATCCCACGCCCTACACCGCCCAGGTCGACTGGCTCTTCGAGAAGCTGCTCGGCGACCGCACCCTCCCCCCGGGCCGGGCCCGCAGGTGGTGGCTGATGGAACGGGTCGCGATCATCGCCGCGATCGAGCACTACACCGCCTTCCTCGGCGACTGGGTGCTCAACGCCGGTGAACTGGACCGGCGCGGCGCCGATCCGACCATGCTGGACCTGCTGCGCTGGCACGGCGCGGAGGAGGTGGAGCACCGCTCGGTCGCCTTCGAGCTGTTCCTGCATCTCGACGGGGGCTACCGGCGGCGCGCGCGGACCTGGGCCACCGCCTTCACCGCGCTCGTCTTCCTCTGGCAGCGCGGGGCGCGGTTCTTCATGGAGAACGACCCGACCCTGACGGCGGGCCGGGCGAGCTTCCGGGACTTCCACCGGAGCGGACGGCAGGGCCTGCTGCCGTCGACCGGGGACATGCTCAGGTCCGTCCCGCGCTACCTCAGCCGCTCCTACCACCCCTCCCAGGAGGGATCCACCGCGCAGGCCGTCGCCTACCTGGCCGGCTCCCCCGCCGCGCGCGCTGCGGCCGCCGCCGAGGAGGGCGCGTGA